One Ascaphus truei isolate aAscTru1 unplaced genomic scaffold, aAscTru1.hap1 HAP1_SCAFFOLD_315, whole genome shotgun sequence DNA window includes the following coding sequences:
- the LOC142483291 gene encoding glycine N-acyltransferase-like isoform X1 produces the protein MRMPLLTCSTQLAALQRALARNFPESLKVYGALHYVTRDNPFRLQVVVDRWPDFSSVICRPPQEERIDPLDHYTNTYFLFSRDPRSLSQMLQDPQTVDWTQKLQIQGCQPALEAVLSDVSAKRGSSIRTTSNRLYVMEDIQSTGGPESKQSCTASSAELQFSSLSPHEASIVNTFWGFGGNERSLRYLERCIRSFPTLCARERSGGPPVAWALSEQSAELRMGYTLPDFRRRRLFRKLIATLGATLHKRGAPMYCHVAFDNMFSHAATLGAGFRLGGRWEQWEVQPL, from the exons GATGCCTCTTCTAACATGCAGCACACAGCTAGCCGCCCTGCAGAGGGCGCTGGCCCGCAACTTCCCCGAGTCCCTGAAG GTGTATGGGGCTCTGCATTATGTGACCCGGGATAACCCCTTCAGGCTGCAGGTCGTGGTGGATCGGTGGCCAGACTTCTCCTCCGTCATATGTCGCCCCCCGCAGGAG GAAAGGATCGACCCCTTGGACCACTACACCAACACGTACTTCCTGttcagcagggacccccgcagccTGAGCCAGATGTTGCAAGACCCCCAAACTGTAGACTGGACCCAGAAGTTACAGATACAGG ggtgCCAGCCAGCGCTGGAGGCGGTGCTTAGTGATGTCAGCGCCAAGCGTGGAAGCAGCATACGGACCACCAGCAACCGTCTGTATGTAATGGAGGACATCCAAAGCACGGGGGGGCCCGAGAGCAAGCAGTCCTGCACTGCAAG ctCGGCAGAATTGCAGTTCTCCTCCCTGTCCCCCCATGAAGCCTCCATCGTTAACACGTTCTGGGGGTTTGGCGGTAACGAGCGCAGCCTGCGTTACTTGGAACGCTGTATCCGGAGTTTCCCCACCCTCTGCGCGCGGGAAAGAAGTGGAGGGCCGCCGGTCGCCTGGGCGCTGAGCGAGCAGTCTGCAGAGTTACGTATGGGTTACACGCTCCCCGACTTCCGGAGACGGAGACTCTTCCGCAAGCTCATAGCCACGTTGGGGGCCACATTACATAAGAGGGGGGCTCCTATGTACTGTCACGTGGCCTTTGACAATATGTTCAGCCACGCGGCCACCCTGGGGGCAGGATTCAGGCTGGGGGGCAGATGGGAACAGTGGGAGGTGCAGCCTCTCTGA
- the LOC142483291 gene encoding glycine N-acyltransferase-like isoform X2, with protein MPLLTCSTQLAALQRALARNFPESLKVYGALHYVTRDNPFRLQVVVDRWPDFSSVICRPPQEERIDPLDHYTNTYFLFSRDPRSLSQMLQDPQTVDWTQKLQIQGCQPALEAVLSDVSAKRGSSIRTTSNRLYVMEDIQSTGGPESKQSCTASSAELQFSSLSPHEASIVNTFWGFGGNERSLRYLERCIRSFPTLCARERSGGPPVAWALSEQSAELRMGYTLPDFRRRRLFRKLIATLGATLHKRGAPMYCHVAFDNMFSHAATLGAGFRLGGRWEQWEVQPL; from the exons ATGCCTCTTCTAACATGCAGCACACAGCTAGCCGCCCTGCAGAGGGCGCTGGCCCGCAACTTCCCCGAGTCCCTGAAG GTGTATGGGGCTCTGCATTATGTGACCCGGGATAACCCCTTCAGGCTGCAGGTCGTGGTGGATCGGTGGCCAGACTTCTCCTCCGTCATATGTCGCCCCCCGCAGGAG GAAAGGATCGACCCCTTGGACCACTACACCAACACGTACTTCCTGttcagcagggacccccgcagccTGAGCCAGATGTTGCAAGACCCCCAAACTGTAGACTGGACCCAGAAGTTACAGATACAGG ggtgCCAGCCAGCGCTGGAGGCGGTGCTTAGTGATGTCAGCGCCAAGCGTGGAAGCAGCATACGGACCACCAGCAACCGTCTGTATGTAATGGAGGACATCCAAAGCACGGGGGGGCCCGAGAGCAAGCAGTCCTGCACTGCAAG ctCGGCAGAATTGCAGTTCTCCTCCCTGTCCCCCCATGAAGCCTCCATCGTTAACACGTTCTGGGGGTTTGGCGGTAACGAGCGCAGCCTGCGTTACTTGGAACGCTGTATCCGGAGTTTCCCCACCCTCTGCGCGCGGGAAAGAAGTGGAGGGCCGCCGGTCGCCTGGGCGCTGAGCGAGCAGTCTGCAGAGTTACGTATGGGTTACACGCTCCCCGACTTCCGGAGACGGAGACTCTTCCGCAAGCTCATAGCCACGTTGGGGGCCACATTACATAAGAGGGGGGCTCCTATGTACTGTCACGTGGCCTTTGACAATATGTTCAGCCACGCGGCCACCCTGGGGGCAGGATTCAGGCTGGGGGGCAGATGGGAACAGTGGGAGGTGCAGCCTCTCTGA